From Candidatus Syntrophosphaera sp., the proteins below share one genomic window:
- a CDS encoding TraR/DksA C4-type zinc finger protein has product MAAKPMSPQKLKKFEELIQNELKESVAYVDDINKDQRIGARESSGDLSSYSYHQADQGSDTNLMEQTVMMMEREREKIRLLRDALDKIVSGTYGICEMCGENIAETRLEMIPHAKYCISCMEKMEDKKRRQKK; this is encoded by the coding sequence ATGGCGGCTAAGCCAATGTCACCGCAGAAGCTCAAGAAGTTTGAAGAGCTGATCCAGAACGAGCTTAAGGAAAGTGTTGCCTACGTTGATGACATAAACAAGGACCAACGCATCGGGGCCCGCGAAAGCAGCGGCGATCTCTCCTCCTATTCCTATCATCAGGCGGATCAGGGTTCGGACACGAACTTGATGGAACAAACCGTGATGATGATGGAGCGCGAACGCGAGAAGATCCGCCTGCTCCGGGATGCTTTGGACAAGATAGTCAGCGGCACCTACGGGATCTGCGAGATGTGCGGGGAAAACATTGCCGAAACGCGTCTGGAGATGATCCCCCATGCCAAATACTGCATTTCCTGCATGGAAAAGATGGAAGACAAGAAACGCCGGCAGAAGAAGTAG
- the lspA gene encoding signal peptidase II, translating into MTKLKTYPAYIIMGAVVALDQATKILIRSLIPEGGWITVGEKLFGDTFQICHLMNTGAAFSISLPNPLWNKAFFISTSVLAIIFIIWLLHHATHRIQVVAFGLVLGGAIGNNLIDRPIFGAVTDFISVDIPNLITGMDRFPVFNVADSAIFIGMCLLIVDLIFIREKKAADAKPEPLPLDDNC; encoded by the coding sequence ATGACCAAGCTCAAGACCTATCCCGCCTATATCATCATGGGAGCCGTGGTCGCTTTGGACCAGGCCACCAAGATACTCATCCGCAGCCTCATTCCTGAGGGCGGATGGATCACCGTGGGGGAAAAGCTGTTTGGCGACACCTTCCAGATCTGCCATCTGATGAACACCGGCGCGGCCTTCAGCATCTCGCTTCCCAATCCTCTTTGGAACAAGGCCTTCTTCATTTCCACCTCCGTGCTGGCCATAATTTTTATCATCTGGTTGCTGCATCACGCCACCCACAGGATCCAGGTCGTCGCTTTCGGTTTGGTCCTGGGCGGCGCCATTGGCAACAATCTGATCGACCGTCCCATCTTCGGCGCTGTCACAGATTTCATCAGCGTCGACATTCCCAACCTGATCACGGGTATGGACCGCTTTCCCGTCTTCAATGTGGCGGATAGCGCTATTTTCATTGGCATGTGCCTGCTGATCGTTGATCTGATCTTCATCCGGGAGAAAAAGGCCGCGGACGCGAAACCTGAGCCACTCCCTTTAGACGATAATTGTTAA